The genomic DNA TAAGTCAGCTTGCTGTTATCTAAATTCACCGACGGCGCGGGCGGGCGCTTGAATCTACTTTTAACTTTGATTTGTTTCGCACCATCACCGACAGAATAATAAAATGACGATGTGTTTTCGAGAATCTCTTCTTCAGCTTCAACGGAAACTTTGAAAACATCGGTGACGGCTTCTCTTGTTTCGAGCTTTTGCACCACGGTAGCTAAGGCCGCATTTACATTTTGACCGAAGGCCTGCTTTTTTAACTCCAAGGCATTTGCCAGCAAATAGATTTGAATGCAAATCAGACCAAGCAACGCAGCGGTCGTCAGCACGATGATGGTTGTGACGGTTTTCTTTTTTAATTTCATGGGTTCTGTTGCAACCTAAAAAAGTTGTCATTCCCGCGAAAGCGGGAATCCATTTCGCCCGAGGATTTTTGTAAGCCACTGGATGCCTGCTGAAGTTTACCCCTGCGCAGGCAGGGGCAGGCATGACTATATTATGGTTTTATGAATTATTAATCAAATCTCAAAACCCTTCAAGGTTATTTTAGTTCGGCTTAATTTACGAAAAAAATCCTATTAAAGCTCCATCTTTAACACTTTTTAACACTTTCTAACACTCTTTAACTATCCTAAGTGAAAACAAATTATTATCTTATGGCGTCTAAAGATTGTGTAAACTCACAAGTCATTCTGGAGGCTTCAAACGTATGAAGAAAATTTTTCTTATTTTATTGGCAGTCACTGCTTTGTCAATTCACTCGATTTATCCGCAGCTCAAAAATGAACTACGCAAAAACCTTGATGAGTATATGACCCGGCTAACCGAACTCGGTTATTCAGGAGCGCTTTTGGTTGCCAAAGAAGGCGAGGTTATTTTTTCTAGAGGGTACGGGTTGGCAAATCGAACTGAGCAAACCCCTGTTACCCCGGAAACGATTTTCACGACCGGCTCAGTCACCAAGCAGTTTACCGCCGCCGCGATTCTAAAACTTGAAATGCAGGGCAAACTTAACGTCCGGGAACCCATTACAAAATATTTTAAAAACGTTCCTGAAGACAAAAAAGCAACCACTCTCCACCATCTTCTGACGCACAGCGCTGGTCTCAAATCTGCCCTGGGGTTTGACTTTGCTGAGATTAGCCGGGACGAGTACATCGAACTTGCCATGAAAACACCACTAAATCGTCCTCCCGGTGAGACGTACGAATATTCAAATGTTGGTTTCAGTCTGCTGGCCGCGATTGTCGAGCAAGTCTCCGGTCAATCTTATGACGCATTTTTGCAAGAGCACCTCTTTAACCCCGCCGGCATGGAAAATACCGGCTATCCGAAGTCAAACTGGAATCCCAAAAAGCTTGCGCATGGATATCAAGGCGACAAAGATTGGGGCACCTTCCTCGAACACAAAATGGCAGAGGACGGCCCTTACTGGCATCTTCGCGGCAACGGCGGTGTTCACTCGACGACCGGCGATATGTACAAATGGCATCTCGCTCTTCAAGAAGATAAAATTCTTTCGAAGGAAGCGAAGGAAAAAATGTACACGCCGCACATTCGTGAAGGAGAGTCTCCTTCCTATTATGGTTACGGCTGGTCTGTAATGGACACACGCAACGGCAAGCTGATCACCCACAACGGCGGCAACCCCTACTTTGCGGCGGATTTCCTGCGTTATGTTGATAAAGATGTGACCATTTACGTTACGTCAAACAGCGCTGAGCAGCGGGCGTTTCGAATCAGCCGGACAATTGCTAAAATTGCCTTTGGCGAAGATTACTCGCTGCCGCCTCTCAAAGTGGAAACTTTAAGCGAGGCGGATCTACAGAAAACCGAAATGGGAAGACATGCTCTGGCATTTCTTGAATTGCTCGGCGCTAAAGATGACGATTCCGCGCGCAATTTGATTAAAGAGCATTATTCGGCAAGAGTCCTCGAAAAGGCATCTGTCGAAAAACAGCTTCGCGCTTTACAGCCGGATCGGGATGAGATTGGAGCCGTGGAAATTGGTAAAATTGT from candidate division KSB1 bacterium includes the following:
- a CDS encoding beta-lactamase family protein, which codes for MKKIFLILLAVTALSIHSIYPQLKNELRKNLDEYMTRLTELGYSGALLVAKEGEVIFSRGYGLANRTEQTPVTPETIFTTGSVTKQFTAAAILKLEMQGKLNVREPITKYFKNVPEDKKATTLHHLLTHSAGLKSALGFDFAEISRDEYIELAMKTPLNRPPGETYEYSNVGFSLLAAIVEQVSGQSYDAFLQEHLFNPAGMENTGYPKSNWNPKKLAHGYQGDKDWGTFLEHKMAEDGPYWHLRGNGGVHSTTGDMYKWHLALQEDKILSKEAKEKMYTPHIREGESPSYYGYGWSVMDTRNGKLITHNGGNPYFAADFLRYVDKDVTIYVTSNSAEQRAFRISRTIAKIAFGEDYSLPPLKVETLSEADLQKTEMGRHALAFLELLGAKDDDSARNLIKEHYSARVLEKASVEKQLRALQPDRDEIGAVEIGKIV